The Cellvibrio polysaccharolyticus genomic interval GCTCAATAGCAACTCGCAAAGCTTGCTCAAAGGCGTATTCGTCAGCACCGCCATGACTTTTTATAACTGTTTTTTGCAAGCCAAGAAAAATAGCGCCATTAAACCGCGCAGGATCAAATTCTTCTTTCAGCCGATAGAAAAATGGTCGCAACCAAAAGGCCATCAGCTTGCGCCAGAAACCGGCATGAAATGCCTGCTCCAGCTTTTTGGAAATAAATCGCGAAGCACCTTCACTGGCCTTCAGCGCAATGTTGCCGGCAAAACCATCACAAACAATGACCTGGGATTGACCGAGAAACAACTGGTCTGCCTCCAGAAAACCGGCGTAATTGATACGCGGATCTTCTTTGAGCAAATGTTGCGCAGCCCTTACCACAGCGGTACCTTTTTCCTCTTCGCGCGCTACATTCAGCAGCGAAACACGAGGATCAACCGTCAATGTCGCGCGAGCGAGAATGCTACCCATCAGCGCAAATTCAGCAAGCTGTTCGGCCGAGCACACCAGATTTGCCCCCATGTCCAGCATGTAGGTTCGTCCGGAAATAACCGGCAGGGATTTGCAAATGGCAGGCCGCTCAATACCGGGAAAGGTTTTTAACAGATGCTTGCTTATCGCCATTAAAGCGCCCGTATTACCGGCACTCACACACGCGTCAGCCTTGCCGTCGCGCACCATTTCCAGCGCCAACCACATGGACGATTGTTTTTTATGGCGCAATGCCACCAGAGGATCTTCATTCATGGTGACCACATCGGCCGCATGATGAATGGAAAGACGGGAAATAAAAGGTGCAGAAAAGCCGCTCAAAAGTTGTTCCAACTGGGCACTATCACCAACCAGTAACAACTCAAGACGCTCAAAAGAGGCAATAACTTTCAGTGCAGCCGAAATAACAACGCGGGGACCTAAGTCCCCGCTCATAGCATCAACGGCTATACGAATGTTGGCAGACAAGGTGCTGTCTGGTCTCAGAGATTACTCGTTGCTGCCAGTATCGATCACTTTACGGCCACGGTAGAAACCGTCTGCAGTAATGTGGTGACGCAAGTGTTTTTCGCCGCTGGTTGCATCAACTGACAGGGTTGGGCCAGTCAAAGCATCGTGTGAGCGACGCATGTCACGTCTGGAACGGGATTTTTTGTTTTGCTGAACAGCCATGATTTTCTCCTGATGACTTTACACTGAAGCCGAGGCGCCTCTTTCCCCGCAGGGTTATTTCGGCGAGCTCTTTAATTGCTCCAGCACTTGAAACGGGTTTTTCGCTTTTTTTACCACCACCGGCTCACCACTGGTCAACAACTTCTCATCAATACAAAGTGTTTCGTGGTAGGCCACTGCCGGCAAATTCAATAACAGCTCTTCTTCGATCATGCTGTAGAAGTCAGCTGCACCCTCACCGGTAATCCAGGGATCAAGATGCGAAGGCAATGCCTCCATATCTTCTTCACTCCAGATAATTGCCAGTGAAATGTCACAATGCACAGGGACCGCCGCAGGTTGCAAACAGCGCTGACATATCTGCGATACGTTAGCGACTGCAGTTCCGGTGACAACTCTGTGTCTATCTTCAGTCACACCAAACGCCAGGTTAACATCAACCTCACCGTCTCCGGATTCGACAGCTTCAAGCAGTCGTGGGAGCGATGAAACAGGTACGGTTCCGCTTACCGAAATGCCTTGTTGGGCAAATTTTCGCGGGTCGCCGAGTCTGGGTAGCGTTTTTTTTGAGAGTGCCTGAGACATAAGCGCGCCATAATAGGGATCACCAGGGGTTCTGTCAAAGAAAAAACGCATCAAAAGCACGCTATTACTGCCTTAGGCGTAGAATGGCGACTTTTTACCGCCAACCAGAGGCTTTTTGTCATGCTTCCCCTCATTCTTGCATCGAGTTCACGGTACCGCCGGCAGTTGCTCGACAAGCTACAGCTTCCTTATATATGGCATTCACCGGATATTGATGAAACACCGCAAGCGAATGAATCGCCAGAACAACTGGTGAAGCGCCTTGCCAGGCAAAAGGCGCTCGCCCTGCGCGACCACTTTTCTGAAAACCTGATTATCGGATCAGATCAGGTGGCCACCCTGGAGGGTCGCATCCTCGGCAAACCCGGAACTCACCAGAAGGCCGTGCAGCAATTGCTACTTATGCAGGGAAAGTCCGTTGACTTCATAACCGGACTGGCGCTCCTTAATAGCAAGAGCGGCAACCTGCAAGTAATCTCGGACATTTTTAGCGTAACTTTCCGCCAGCTCACAGCCGCCGAAATTGATAATTACCTGCTGCGCGAGCAACCCTACGATTGTGCGGGCAGCTTTAAATGCGAAGGATTGGGGATTGGACTTTTTTCAAGTATGAACGGTTCTGACCCTAACAGCCTGATTGGCCTCCCGCTGATTCAGCTGACAAATCTGTTGCAGCAGGAGAATGTGCACCTGTTCCGACAGGCGGTCGATTAAACCCCGCGCCACAACAAAAGCTGATCAATAGAATCCAGCACCATCTCCGGCTGATAGACTTTCAGCCTGTCCGGATGGTGCGCACCGTAAGCAACACCGATGCGCGGCATATCGATAACTTTCGCCATCTCCATATCGTAGGTAGTGTCGCCCACCATAACCGCCTGATCAGCCGCCACCGAAAAATGCTGCAGCAATTCATGCAGCATTTGCGGGTGCGGCTTGGATGCCGTCTCGTCAGCACAGCGCGTAGCATCAAAGGTTACCGCCATGGACTGCGCACTCAGGATACGATCCAGCCCTGCCCGGCTCTTGCTGGTAGCTATCGCCAACTGGTGGCCCTTTTGACGCAACACCGCAAGCGTCTCATCAACACCTGCAAACAAATCAACTGGCCGGGTATCGAGCAAGCGGTAGTTGCTGGAATACTGCAACTGAATATCCGCTCTCAATGCATCACTCAGCGCCGGAAACAAAACCTCCACAGCCACCGGCAACGCGAGGCCAATAATATTATGTACATCCGCCTCCGCCGGTACGGCCACCGCAAGATCCCGTGCCGCCGCCTGCATTGCCTGGGTGATTCTCGCGGTTGAATCGCTTAAGGTGCCATCCCAATCAAAAATAAATAACAAAACTTACTCCAACATCTACAACTTTCATCTATTGCAACCCGGTCAGCGCCTGCGCCAAATCATCCGGCAGTGCTGCATCCACACGAATGCGCTGCGGCACACCCGGCAAGTCAAACTCAAGCGCCGCCGCATGCAAAAATAAACGACGAAAACCATGACTTCTCATCGCCTCATTAATACCGTCATTACCGTATTTTTCATCGCCCAGCAAACTATGCCCTGCATATTTGGCATGCACGCGAATTTGATGGGTTCTTCCGGTAATGGGACGCGCCTCTATCAAGGTAAAATCCTGAAAGCGCTTCAGCACCGCAAACTCGGTAAGGCTCGGCTTGCCATCGGTGCTCACCCGCACAATGCGCTCACCACCAGCGACCTCGCGCTTGAGCAAAGGCGCATCAACACGCAAACAGCTATTCGGCCAATGGCCAATCACCAACGCCTGATACACCTTGCGAATAACGCCGGGGCCGGTTTTGTCCCGCAATGCGGACTGCAAGTGACGTAAGACACTGCGCTTTTTGGCAATCATGATGCAGCCGGAGGTATCTTTATCAAGGCGATGCACCAACTCCAGAAAGCGATTCTCCGGCCGGATCTGACGCAGAGACTCAATCAAACCAAGATTAACGCCGCTGCCGCCATGCACCGCAAGCCCGGAAGGCTTGTTAATTACCAGCAAACCGTCATCTTCATAAAGCACCGCCTGCTCCAGATGCTGAACCAGCGACTTTCCGGGCACCGCCACAGCGGCACTTTCAGCAACACGTACCGGAGGTATACGCACCACATCACCAGCTGCCAGCTTGTAGTCGGGCTTGCTCCTTCCTTTATTAACACGCACCTCACCTTTACGAATGAGGTTGTAAATTCTGGACTTGGGCACGCCTTTCAAGCGTGGCGATAAAAAATTATCAAGCCGCTGACCGGCCTGATCTTCGTCCACTGCTACCAAACGTACGGAGAGATTTCCGCCAGACGCATCGGTTTTAACCACTGTTGCTCACCACCATTATTGAGATGTGCGCATGATACAGGAGGGCGCCATCAAAAACCTGAGCCAATTGCTGCCTGCGCGGATAACTGCTATATTCAGCGGGCTGCTCAGGGCTGGTTTCCGGATAACGCGTAAAAGACAGGCGTATCGCTGGGAAATACCGCTGACAGCAGAAGCCTTTTCGCAACGCTCAGCCACCTTGCTGATCAGAATCCAAAGGCTTCCGGTAACTAAACAAAGAGTATTGATGTTTACCTTTTATAACGTCAGCACAACGTAAACTCGCGCGACATCGCGCAATAGCAGTAGCTAACACCGGATTTTGTAAAACTCGTATTGCAAGTATTGTTTGTTCCAAAGCCCAAAGCCCGCACTTCAGATGTTCTGACGGTCCCGGCAGTCGGGGAAGCATGAGAACAACCGCTAACCGGACTCTCCCCCTACCTGATTCGAGAGCAAACAATACCCTTAATCAAGCTGAATAATCAGCCCGATAAACAGAGTTAAATGGGAACAGAACTATTGATCAGCCCTGGATTTTTACCTGTCACCGGCAGAAGCATCGCCGCTGAACAAACTCCCGACTGAATTTCTGCCCGGCAGCAGTTGCATCGGGTGTTCAGCACCCTGGATTGCAACTGAACTACAAAAAACGCTGCAGGCTCCGGCTCTTGTGTATGTTTATGCGCAAAAACCGAGTATCTATAGCAAATGAAAAGAATGTTAATCAATGCAACCCAGCCGGAAGAGCTGCGCGTTGCGCTTGTAGACGGCCAATGGCTGTATGATCTGGATATTGAAAATCGCAACCGCGAACAGAAAAAATCCAACATCTATAAAGGCCGCATTACCCGTGTAGAACCCAGCCTCGAAGCTGCTTTTGTTGACTATGGTGCCGAGCGCCATGGTTTCCTCCCCCTGAAAGAAATCGGTCGCGAATATTTCAGCAAGCAATCCGGCGACTCCGAAGGCCGCATCAAGATTCGCGAAGTGCTGAAAGAAGGCACCGAAGTTATCGTTCAAATCGATAAAGAAGAGCGGGGCAACAAAGGTGCCGCACTGACTACTTTTATCAGCTTGCCCGGCCGCTATCTGGTTCTGATGCCCAACAACCCTCGCGCTGGCGGCATTTCCCGTCGCATCGAAGGTGAAGATCGCGCCGAACTGAAAGACGCCTTGAGCGCCATCGAAATTCCATCCGGCATGGGCGTTATTATCCGCACCGCTGGCGTTGGCCGCAGCCCCGAAGAACTGCAATGGGACCTGGATTACCTGCTGAAACTCTGGGCATCCATTGATTCTGCCGCCAAAGTTAACCCGGCCCCCTCCTTCCTGTTCCAGGAAAGCAACGTAATCATTCGCGCTATCCGCGATTACCTGCGTCAGGACGTAGGTGAAGTTATCGTGGATAACAAGGAAGCCTATGATCTGGTTTCCGGCTTTATTCAGCAAGTAATGCCCAACTACCGCAGCAAAGTAAAGCTGTATCAGGACGATATTCCGCTGTTCAATCGTTACCAGATTGAAAGCCAGATCGAAACCGCTTTTGAGCGCGAAGTAAAGTTGCCTTCCGGCGGCTCTATTGTTATTGACGTGACCGAAGCGCTGGTTTCCATCGACATCAACTCTTCTCGTGCCACCAAAGGCGGCGATATTGAAGAAACCGCCCTGCAAACCAACCTGGAAGCTGCTGACGAAATCGCCCGCCAATTGCGCCTGCGCGATATGGGCGGCCTGGTGGTTATCGACTTCATTGACATGCAGCCGGTTCGCAACCAGCGCGAAGTAGAAAACCGCGTGCGCGAAGCCTTGGAAATGGACCGTGCCCGTGTACAAATCGGCCGCATCTCCCGCTTCGGTCTGCTGGAAATGTCTCGCCAGCGCCTGCGCCCATCATTGGGCGAAACCCATTCCAAAGTGTGTCCACGCTGTAGCGGCCAAGGCACCATTCGCGGCACCCGCTCACTGGCACTCTCCATTCTCCGCCTGGTAGAAGACGAAGCACAGAAAGAGCGCAGCGCCGAAATTCGCGCGATTGCACCGGTACCGGTGGCCACTTATCTGCTGAATGAAAAGCGTAAAACCATTTCCAGCATCGAAGCACGCAACAACACCCGCGTGGTCATTGTTCCCGATGCAGAGATGATGACCCCGCATTTCGAAGTACAGCGCTTGCGCGACGACGACGAAGGCACTCTGGAAACCAGCTACAAAATTGTTGCCAATACCGAAGAGCATCATCACGAAGAGGAAGAGGAAACCAACGTCAAGGCGCCACCACTGCCAAAACCGCTGGTACAACACTCCGCCCCCAGCCAGCCAGCTCCTGCGCCGGTTGTACGCAAGCCGGAAGGTTTGATTGCCCGCTTTATCGCGCTCCTGGCCGGTCTTTTTGGCGGCAAAGCAGAGACTGAAGAACGCAAAAAGCAAAATCGACGCGAGCAGGGTCGTAATGGCCGCAATCGCCAGCAGACACAAGGCCGCAATCGTCGCGACAGCCGCAATCGCCGTGATCGCAAGGATGATCGCGACTCCCAGGAAATCACCACCAATCGTGACAACTACGAGAAGCGTGAAGCCCCGGAGAAACGTGACTCCCGCCAGAACACAAAAGATGCAAACGATACCAATGCGCGTGACGACCAGCCTCGCCAGAATGGCCGCCAGCCTCGCAACAATGATCGCAACGACCGCAATGCCGAGCGCAACAACGGTAACGAGCGCAATGGCAATGAGCGTAACAGCAACGATGGCGAAGTTCGCGAGCCGCGCCAGCAACGCCAGCCGCGCAACGCCCAGCGTGAAAACCCGGACGCTCGTCGTCAGGCGCCTGCTCAGGAAGCTGCGGTAGAGAACAAACCGCTGGTAGTTGATGAGCGCACCGAAAACAGTGAGCAGGACGATCAGCGCCCGGGCAAACGCCCAGCTGGCAGAAGAACCCGCTCACAGCAACGTCGTCGTGGCCGTCGTGATGAATCCGGAGCAGAAGTACAAACTTCAGAATCCGGCGATAACGAAGCTACCGAAAACACCAGCACTCGCCCGGAAGTTGCAAGCGCAGTAGCTGCCGAGGTGGTTGCAGAACAGGTACAACAACCGGTTCGAGCCAGACCGCAGCCAGCAAGAGAAGAAGCACCGGCATTTGCTGCTGAGAAATCTTCTTTTGAAGCCCCTGCCGCTGAAGTGGTTGCCACACCGGAGCCCGTCACCGCAGAACCGGCCGCACGTGAACCACGCCCGGTAGAGCGAGTTGAAGCTGCACCTGTGGTAGAAGCTGTTCGTGAAAGCAAGCCGGTAGCTGTCGAAGCGCCAGTCACACTTAAAGCGCCCGAAGCAGACGCTGTAGCCGCTCCGGTAGAACGCACGATTGCAGAAGCTATCGAAACACCTGCTCCGGCAGCCGAACCAGCACCTGTCGCAGTTGCAAGCATCACCGAAGAAGCACCCGTAGATGCAGACAGTAGCGCACCGGCAAAAAGAGCCAGTAACGATCCGCGTACCCGCTCTCGCGTAGTGACTGCATCCATCATTACCGAAACCATTGAGCGCCCGGTTGCAGACGCATTGAACACCGCAGAGCCGGCGGTAATCGAGCACAACCCACGCCCACTGCGCCGACCTACCAATGATCCGCGCAGATCACGCAGTGAGTCAGAAAGCAGCGAACAGGAATCCTGATTGCTGAAATTTTATTCAATACAAGGCGCAGGGAGTGCGCCTTAAAGTGATTTGCGTGTTTATTGATCGATCTATTTGATTATTCAGAATTTTTTCATTTTTTATCTTGCCGTATGAAAAAACCTATGTATAATCTGCACCACTTCGGAAGGGTGGCAGAGTGGTTGAATGCACCGGTCTTGAAAACCGGCGTAGGTTTATAGCCTACCCAGGGTTCGAATCCCTGCCCTTCCGCCATATTAAAAGCCGACTGCTAAAACAGTCGGCTTTTTTATTGGCCGCAAAAAAATAAAGTCGCGGCCCCGGGTGATTGAATTATCTACTCTGCCTCTGGTCATAGTTACAGCTTTTGTCGCTGCCAGGAAAACCCTTGGCATATGGCAACAGGATTTGTATGATTGGGATACCAATTTTTCAGCTTTAACGGAGATAACCATGCAAGAAGTCTATACACAGTCTGCTGCCAGTAGCAGTGTTGAAGTCAACAAAGTGTTGCGCAACACCTACATGCTGCTCGCTTTGACCCTGTTATTCAGTGCGGTAACCGCCGGAATATCCATGGCAATTGGCATGGGGCGCGGCACCGGTCTGGTAATGAGCCTTGCAGCCATGGCGCTGATCTGGTTTGTACTGCCAAGAACGGCCAACTCGTCCAGCGGTCTGCTGGTGGTGTTCGCATTTACCGGTTTGATTGGCGCAGGCATTGGCCCATTGCTTTCACACTACCTGTCATTCGCTAACGGCCCATCCATTGTGATGCAAGCACTGGGCGGCACCGCGATTACCTTTTTGGGCCTGTCAGCCTACACGCTGATTTCCCGTAAAAACTTCAACTTCCTGCAGGGCTTTGTCACCATCGGTATTATCGTGATGCTGGTTGCCATGCTGGTTCTGATCGGTGCTTCACTGTTCGGCTTTAATGTTTCCGGCTTGAGCCTGGCATTCTCTGCCGGTGTAATTCTGCTGATGTCTGCGCTGATTCTTTATCAGACCAGCGAAATTATTCATGGCGGTGAAACCAATTATTTGTTGGCGACCACTTCGCTGTATCTGTCTATCGTCAATATCTTTACCAGCCTGCTGCACCTGCTGGGCATGTCAGACGATTAATAAACCACCGTTGTTTTTAATCAGGAAAGCCCCTT includes:
- the rpmF gene encoding 50S ribosomal protein L32, which codes for MAVQQNKKSRSRRDMRRSHDALTGPTLSVDATSGEKHLRHHITADGFYRGRKVIDTGSNE
- a CDS encoding Bax inhibitor-1/YccA family protein yields the protein MQEVYTQSAASSSVEVNKVLRNTYMLLALTLLFSAVTAGISMAIGMGRGTGLVMSLAAMALIWFVLPRTANSSSGLLVVFAFTGLIGAGIGPLLSHYLSFANGPSIVMQALGGTAITFLGLSAYTLISRKNFNFLQGFVTIGIIVMLVAMLVLIGASLFGFNVSGLSLAFSAGVILLMSALILYQTSEIIHGGETNYLLATTSLYLSIVNIFTSLLHLLGMSDD
- the plsX gene encoding phosphate acyltransferase PlsX, which translates into the protein MSANIRIAVDAMSGDLGPRVVISAALKVIASFERLELLLVGDSAQLEQLLSGFSAPFISRLSIHHAADVVTMNEDPLVALRHKKQSSMWLALEMVRDGKADACVSAGNTGALMAISKHLLKTFPGIERPAICKSLPVISGRTYMLDMGANLVCSAEQLAEFALMGSILARATLTVDPRVSLLNVAREEEKGTAVVRAAQHLLKEDPRINYAGFLEADQLFLGQSQVIVCDGFAGNIALKASEGASRFISKKLEQAFHAGFWRKLMAFWLRPFFYRLKEEFDPARFNGAIFLGLQKTVIKSHGGADEYAFEQALRVAIEQIDQRVAEKIGAQLAHQ
- a CDS encoding Maf family protein produces the protein MLPLILASSSRYRRQLLDKLQLPYIWHSPDIDETPQANESPEQLVKRLARQKALALRDHFSENLIIGSDQVATLEGRILGKPGTHQKAVQQLLLMQGKSVDFITGLALLNSKSGNLQVISDIFSVTFRQLTAAEIDNYLLREQPYDCAGSFKCEGLGIGLFSSMNGSDPNSLIGLPLIQLTNLLQQENVHLFRQAVD
- a CDS encoding HAD-IA family hydrolase gives rise to the protein MLFIFDWDGTLSDSTARITQAMQAAARDLAVAVPAEADVHNIIGLALPVAVEVLFPALSDALRADIQLQYSSNYRLLDTRPVDLFAGVDETLAVLRQKGHQLAIATSKSRAGLDRILSAQSMAVTFDATRCADETASKPHPQMLHELLQHFSVAADQAVMVGDTTYDMEMAKVIDMPRIGVAYGAHHPDRLKVYQPEMVLDSIDQLLLWRGV
- the rne gene encoding ribonuclease E — translated: MKRMLINATQPEELRVALVDGQWLYDLDIENRNREQKKSNIYKGRITRVEPSLEAAFVDYGAERHGFLPLKEIGREYFSKQSGDSEGRIKIREVLKEGTEVIVQIDKEERGNKGAALTTFISLPGRYLVLMPNNPRAGGISRRIEGEDRAELKDALSAIEIPSGMGVIIRTAGVGRSPEELQWDLDYLLKLWASIDSAAKVNPAPSFLFQESNVIIRAIRDYLRQDVGEVIVDNKEAYDLVSGFIQQVMPNYRSKVKLYQDDIPLFNRYQIESQIETAFEREVKLPSGGSIVIDVTEALVSIDINSSRATKGGDIEETALQTNLEAADEIARQLRLRDMGGLVVIDFIDMQPVRNQREVENRVREALEMDRARVQIGRISRFGLLEMSRQRLRPSLGETHSKVCPRCSGQGTIRGTRSLALSILRLVEDEAQKERSAEIRAIAPVPVATYLLNEKRKTISSIEARNNTRVVIVPDAEMMTPHFEVQRLRDDDEGTLETSYKIVANTEEHHHEEEEETNVKAPPLPKPLVQHSAPSQPAPAPVVRKPEGLIARFIALLAGLFGGKAETEERKKQNRREQGRNGRNRQQTQGRNRRDSRNRRDRKDDRDSQEITTNRDNYEKREAPEKRDSRQNTKDANDTNARDDQPRQNGRQPRNNDRNDRNAERNNGNERNGNERNSNDGEVREPRQQRQPRNAQRENPDARRQAPAQEAAVENKPLVVDERTENSEQDDQRPGKRPAGRRTRSQQRRRGRRDESGAEVQTSESGDNEATENTSTRPEVASAVAAEVVAEQVQQPVRARPQPAREEAPAFAAEKSSFEAPAAEVVATPEPVTAEPAAREPRPVERVEAAPVVEAVRESKPVAVEAPVTLKAPEADAVAAPVERTIAEAIETPAPAAEPAPVAVASITEEAPVDADSSAPAKRASNDPRTRSRVVTASIITETIERPVADALNTAEPAVIEHNPRPLRRPTNDPRRSRSESESSEQES
- a CDS encoding YceD family protein, with amino-acid sequence MTEDRHRVVTGTAVANVSQICQRCLQPAAVPVHCDISLAIIWSEEDMEALPSHLDPWITGEGAADFYSMIEEELLLNLPAVAYHETLCIDEKLLTSGEPVVVKKAKNPFQVLEQLKSSPK
- the rluC gene encoding 23S rRNA pseudouridine(955/2504/2580) synthase RluC is translated as MVKTDASGGNLSVRLVAVDEDQAGQRLDNFLSPRLKGVPKSRIYNLIRKGEVRVNKGRSKPDYKLAAGDVVRIPPVRVAESAAVAVPGKSLVQHLEQAVLYEDDGLLVINKPSGLAVHGGSGVNLGLIESLRQIRPENRFLELVHRLDKDTSGCIMIAKKRSVLRHLQSALRDKTGPGVIRKVYQALVIGHWPNSCLRVDAPLLKREVAGGERIVRVSTDGKPSLTEFAVLKRFQDFTLIEARPITGRTHQIRVHAKYAGHSLLGDEKYGNDGINEAMRSHGFRRLFLHAAALEFDLPGVPQRIRVDAALPDDLAQALTGLQ